A genome region from Arachis duranensis cultivar V14167 chromosome 8, aradu.V14167.gnm2.J7QH, whole genome shotgun sequence includes the following:
- the LOC107463561 gene encoding proteasome subunit beta type-5, whose amino-acid sequence MKLDTSGLESFSTLTAPGDGVVVEFSAPPSFQLPNSNDFDGFVKEAIQMVKPAKGTTTLAFIFKDGVIVAADSRASMGGYISSQSVKKIIEINPYMLGTMAGGAADCQFWHRNLGIKCRLHELANKRRISVTGASKLLANILYSYRGMGLSVGTMIAGWDETGPSLYYVDSEGGRLKGTRFSVGSGSPYAYGVLDNGYRYDLSVEEAVELGRRAIYHATFRDGASGGVVSVYHVGPEGWKKWTGDDVGDLHYQYYPVVPSTVEQEMAEATGA is encoded by the exons ATGAAGCTCGATACTTCTGGTCTCGAATCGTTCTCTACACTCACTGCACCCGGAGACGGCGTCGTTGTAGAGTTCTCTGCCCCGCCGTCATTCCAGCTTCCTAATTCCAATGAT TTCGATGGCTTTGTGAAAGAAGCTATTCAGATGGTGAAGCCTGCAAAGGGCACTACAACGCTTGCTTTTATATTTAAGGACGGTGTCATTGTAGCTGCTGATTCTAGAGCTAGCATGGGAGGATATATAT CTTCACAGTCTGTAAAGAAGATTATTGAAATTAatccatatatgcttggaacaATGGCCGGAGGTGCCGCTGATTGCCAATTTTGGCACAGAAATCTTGGGATAAAG TGTCGGTTGCACGAGTTGGCAAATAAAAGGAGGATATCAGTAACCGGAGCCTCAAAGCTACTTGCAAATATTTTATACTCTTATCGTGGAATGGGTTTATCAGTCGGTACCATGATTGCTGGATGGGATGAAACG GGTCCTAGTCTATATTATGTTGATAGTGAAGGAGGAAGATTGAAAGGCACTAGATTCTCTGTTGGATCTGGTTCACCATATGCTTATGGTGTATTGGACAATGG GTACCGATATGACCTGTCAGTTGAGGAAGCTGTTGAACTAGGTCGACGAGCAATATATCATGCAACATTCCGTGATGGAGCTAGTGGTGGAGTTGTTAGTg TTTACCATGTGGGACCAGAAGGATGGAAGAAATGGACTGGTGATGATGTTGGGGACCTACATTACCAATACTACCCTGTTGTCCCAAGCACTGTGGAACAAGAAATGGCTGAGGCAACAGGAGCTTAA
- the LOC107463631 gene encoding calcium-binding protein CML37-like produces the protein MGRDMKYERVLRYFDEDGDGKVSPSELKQRVSKMGGDILLKEVEMVIEELDSDGDGLLSMEDFVALMEGGGEEEKIKDLKKAFEMYDTEGCGFITPKSLRKIFKKMGEKKSIDECKVMINQFDLNGDGVLSFEEFRIMMQ, from the coding sequence ATGGGAAGGGACATGAAATATGAGCGTGTTCTTAGATATTTTGATGAAGACGGCGACGGGAAGGTTTCGCCGTCGGAGCTAAAGCAGAGGGTAAGCAAGATGGGAGGAGACATATTGTTGAAGGAAGTGGAAATGGTGATTGAGGAGTTGGATTCGGACGGCGACGGATTGCTGAGTATGGAGGACTTTGTTGCTTTGATGGAAGGTggtggagaagaagagaagatcaAGGACTTGAAGAAAGCATTTGAGATGTATGATACTGAAGGGTGTGGATTCATAACACCTAAGAGCTTGAGGAAGATATTCAAGAAAATGGGTGAGAAAAAGTCCATTGATGAATGCAAGGTTATGATTAATCAGTTTGATTTGAATGGAGATGGTGTGCTTAGCTTTGAAGAATTCAGAATAATGATGCAGTGA
- the LOC107463454 gene encoding ribonuclease J, with translation MASSTSFASLLLPLYNPAFRPKPTTSLPAFRSIHSSVLPATDGSQAPHKRTRRMEGPRKSMEDSVQRKMEQFYEGKDGPPLRVLPIGGLGEIGMNCMLVGNHDRYILIDAGVMFPDYDELGVQKIIPDTTFIRKWSHKIEALVITHGHEDHIGALPWVIPALDSNTPIFASSFTMELIKKRLKEHGIFLPSRLKIFRTRKKFMAGPFEIEPIRVTHSIPDCCGLVLRCSDGTILHTGDWKIDETPLDGKVFDREALEELSKEGVTLMMSDSTNVLSPGRTISESVVKDALLRHISASKGRVITTQFASNLHRLGSVKAAADLTGRKLVFVGMSLRTYLDAAWKDGKAPIDPSTLVKAEDIDAYAPKDLLIVTTGSQAEPRAALNLASYGSSHAFKLTKEDIVLYSAKVIPGNESNWQFLQEEVLRIVKPQHFLPIHGELLFLKEHELLGKSNGIRHTAVIKNGEMLGVSHLRNRRVLSNGFISLGRENLQLKYSDGDKAFGTSSDLFIDERLKIALDGIIVVSMEVFRPQRAESLAENTLNGKIRITTRCLWLDKGKLLDALHKAAHAALSSCPVKCPLAHMERTVAEVLRKMVRKYSGKRPEVIVIAIENPAAVLAEEINTKLSGKSHVDHGTSTLRKIVDGHGKENQPDTTQIRADANDVEGLLPEEDTGPPTEEAEGDLSDSEEFWKPFIASSPVEKSIKANNGYVPRKEHKSNIKKDDSEDIGEANFVKASSSELKSSKSGKRNKWKPEEIKKLINMRGKLHDRFQIVKGRMALWEEISQSLLADGISRSPGQCKSLWTSLVQKYQETKNEKGSSKSSWQYLEDMEKIMPDSEAMATK, from the exons ATggcttcttctacttcttttgcTTCTCTCTTACTCCCTCTTTACAACCCCGCTTTCCGACCAAAACCAACAACTTCTCTTCCCGCTTTTCGCTCCATTCACTCTTCTGTGCTCCCAG CTACTGATGGATCTCAAGCACCCCACAAGAGAACAAGAAGAATGGAAGGTCCTCGGAAAAGCATGGAAGATTCAGTTCAGCGCAAAATGGAGCAGTTTTATGAAGGGAAAGATGGGCCACCTCTCCGTGTTCTTCCGATTGGTGGGCTGGGTGAAATTGGGATGAACTGCATGCTGGTTGGGAACCATGATCGCTATATCCTCATTGATGCCGGAGTTATGTTTCCAGA CTATGATGAACTTGGAGTCCAAAAGATCATACCTGATACAACATTTATAAGAAAATGGAGCCACAAAATTGAAGCACTTGTtataacacatggtcatgaggATCACATTGGAGCGTTGCCTTGG GTCATTCCAGCATTGGATTCCAATACACCAATTTTTGCATCTTCCTTTACAATGGAG CTTATAAAAAAACGTCTGAAGGAGCATGGTATTTTTCTTCCATCTAGACTCAAGATATTTAGAACAAGAAAGAAGTTTATGGCTGGGCCATTCGAGATAGAACCTATCAGGGTGACCCATTCTATTCCTGATTGTTGTGGATTGGTTCTTCGCTGTTCTGATGGTACTATTCTTCACACTGGGGACTGGAAG ATCGACGAGACACCTCTGGACGGGAAAGTTTTTGATCGCGAGGCTTTAGAGGAACTCTCTAAAGAAGGAGTAACACTG ATGATGAGTGATTCAACCAATGTACTCTCACCTGGAAGGACAATAAGTGAATCTGTTGTTAAAGATGCATTATTGAGGCATATTTCAGCTTCTAAAGGAAGGGTTATTACCACCCAATTTGCATCAAATCTGCATCGACTTGGAAGTGTGAAAGCTGCTGCTGATTTAACTGGCCGAAAGTTG GTATTCGTTGGCATGTCTTTGAGGACATATTTAGATGCAGCTTGGAAGGATGGAAAGGCTCCAATTGATCCCTCCACTCTG GTGAAAGCAGAGGATATTGATGCTTATGCTCCAAAGGATCTGCTAATTGTAACAACAGGATCTCAA GCAGAACCACGTGCTGCCTTGAATCTTGCATCATATGGAAGTAGTCATGCTTTCAAACTAACTAAGGAAGATATTGttttgtattcggccaag GTTATCCCTGGTAATGAGTCGAATTGGCAA TTTTTGCAGGAGGAAGTACTTCGAATTGTGAAGCCGCAACATTTTCTTCCCATACATGGAGAACTCTTGTTCTTGAAGGAGCATGAATTACTTGGAAAATCAAATGGCATTCGGCACACTGCT GTTATTAAAAATGGAGAGATGCTTGGTGTTTCACATTTGAGAAATAGGAGAGTCCTTTCTAATGGTTTCATTTCCCTTGGAAGAGAGAATTTACAG TTGAAGTACAGTGATGGCGACAAAGCATTTGGTACATCAAGCGACCTCTTCATTGATGAAAGATTGAAAATTGCATTAGATGGCATCATCGTGGTTAG CATGGAAGTTTTTCGCCCCCAAAGAGCAGAGAGTTTGGCTGAAAACACCTTAAATGGGAAGATAAGGATTACGACAAGATGCCTATGGCTTGACAAGGGAAAGTTATTGGATGCACTGCATAAAGCTGCTCATGCTGCTCTTTCAAGCTGCCCTGTAAAGTGTCCACTGGCTCACATGGAAAGAACTGTGGCCGAGGTCTTGAGGAAGATGGTGAGGAAGTACAGTGGTAAACGGCCTGAAGTTATTGTTATTGCCATAGAAAATCCAGCTGCTGTTCTTGCTGAGGAGATAAACACAAAGTTATCTGGCAAATCACATGTGGATCATGGAACATCAACATTAAGAAAAATAGTCGATGGGCACGGGAAGGAAAATCAGCCAGACACAACGCAAATAAGAG CTGATGCCAATGATGTTGAAGGACTTCTACCTGAGGAAGACACTGGTCCACCAACCGAAGAAGCCGAGGGTGATTTATCGGATTCAGAGGAATTTTGGAAGCCATTTATTGCATCCTCACCAGTTGAGAAGTCAATCAAAGCTAACAACGGTTATGTTCCACGAAAGGAGCACAAGTCTAATATTAAGAAAGATGATTCCGAAGACATTGGTGAAGCCAACTTTGTGAAAGCATCCAGTTCTGAACTCAAGTCGTCGAAGTCAGGGAAGAGGAATAAATGGAAACCTGAAGAAATTAAGAAGTTGATTAACATGCGCGGGAAACTACACGATAGATTTCAAATTGTGAAGGGAAGGATGGCTTTATGGGAAGAGATATCTCAGAGCTTGTTGGCTGATGGGATCAGCAGAAGTCCTGGACAGTGTAAATCGCTTTGGACATCTTTGGTACAGAAATATCAG GAGACCAAGAACGAGAAGGGTAGTAGCAAGAGCAGTTGGCAATATCTTGAGGACATGGAAAAGATAATGCCTGATAGTGAAGCAATGGCAACAAAATGA